The Deinococcus koreensis genome window below encodes:
- a CDS encoding DUF429 domain-containing protein, which produces MGAGLNFIGLDLAWSVRNPSGGAVVALEGGGGRLSEAALLGDDAEVLAFLDRHAGPGCIVAIDAPLRVPNETGRRPAEADLGAVFGRFQAGAHPTNRRRVGDASGSVRGERLVAALEERGFVHDPRLVAGEQARRVVEVYPHPAMVSLFGLARTLKYKNKGQDKVILHGAWAELHAHLKALETAEPPLHGLDTLLGTDITPLRGRSLKNHEDRIDAVFCAYIALYAWHWGPARTEIFGTLEGGYILSPTLPERWAGA; this is translated from the coding sequence GTGGGAGCCGGACTGAACTTCATCGGGCTGGATCTGGCGTGGTCGGTGCGTAATCCTTCCGGCGGCGCGGTGGTCGCGCTGGAGGGTGGGGGTGGTCGCCTGAGCGAGGCGGCCCTGCTGGGCGATGACGCCGAGGTGCTGGCCTTCCTCGACCGGCACGCGGGGCCGGGCTGTATCGTCGCTATCGACGCGCCGCTGAGGGTGCCCAACGAGACCGGGCGGCGACCAGCCGAGGCCGACCTGGGCGCGGTCTTCGGGCGCTTTCAGGCGGGCGCCCACCCCACCAACCGCCGGCGGGTGGGCGACGCCTCGGGCAGCGTGCGCGGCGAGCGGCTGGTGGCGGCGCTGGAGGAGCGCGGTTTCGTGCACGACCCCCGTCTGGTGGCGGGCGAGCAGGCCCGGCGCGTGGTCGAGGTCTACCCGCACCCGGCCATGGTCTCCTTGTTCGGGCTGGCCCGCACCCTGAAATACAAGAACAAGGGCCAGGACAAGGTGATCCTGCATGGCGCCTGGGCCGAGCTGCACGCCCACCTGAAGGCGCTGGAGACGGCCGAGCCTCCTCTGCACGGTCTGGACACGCTGCTGGGCACCGATATCACCCCCCTGCGCGGCAGAAGTCTGAAAAACCACGAGGATCGGATCGACGCGGTGTTCTGTGCCTATATCGCGCTGTATGCGTGGCACTGGGGGCCGGCGCGCACGGAGATCTTCGGCACGCTGGAGGGCGGGTACATCCTCTCGCCGACGCTGCCGGAGCGCTGGGCGGGGGCCTGA
- a CDS encoding vWA domain-containing protein, with the protein MTGPGAPVPEPAADLTSRVTAFVARLRVRHGFLVGPGEAADALRAAGVVNVLRKAELRDALRAVLIAGPEQRRVFDLEFNAFFVRDDQAPPPTLPPLLPQTEAPGIEQDTPPLPQNREEGKPSPKPAPPTDDEGEEDGDPQTLQAQPLGEGEDGPDDPDAPLQTVQTKLSPNASGGGEVEAGGGDLPDLLRAASALVRAVSLGRSRRLRPQARGNKLDARRTLRAAARTAGDPTELRWLGRPRRAPRFLLLLDGSRSMGRDATLLLRFAHALHLRSRRVEVYAFSTGLTRLTPLLRHAPLGQPLHLPDLGEAWGGGTRIGENLLKLARQERDRVSRDTLVIILSDGLDTGHMGELERAMRDLHRRAGGVVWLSPLAATPNYQPVQRAIKAALPFLDALLPAGGVDDLHALAGRLRRVTLG; encoded by the coding sequence GTGACCGGGCCGGGCGCCCCCGTTCCCGAGCCGGCCGCCGACCTGACCTCCCGCGTGACCGCCTTCGTGGCCCGCCTGCGCGTCCGGCACGGCTTTCTGGTCGGCCCCGGCGAGGCCGCCGACGCCCTGCGGGCGGCGGGGGTCGTGAACGTGCTCCGCAAGGCCGAGCTGCGCGACGCCCTGCGCGCCGTGCTGATCGCCGGCCCCGAACAGCGGCGGGTCTTCGACCTGGAATTCAACGCCTTCTTCGTCCGGGACGACCAGGCGCCGCCGCCCACCCTGCCGCCCCTGCTGCCGCAGACCGAGGCCCCCGGCATCGAGCAGGACACGCCGCCGCTCCCCCAGAACAGGGAGGAGGGCAAGCCGTCCCCGAAACCCGCCCCGCCCACAGACGACGAGGGCGAGGAGGACGGCGACCCCCAGACCCTGCAGGCCCAGCCCCTGGGCGAGGGCGAGGACGGCCCGGATGACCCAGATGCGCCCCTGCAGACGGTGCAGACGAAGCTCAGCCCCAACGCCTCGGGCGGCGGGGAGGTCGAGGCGGGCGGCGGCGACCTGCCCGATCTGCTGCGCGCGGCCTCGGCTCTGGTGCGGGCCGTGTCGCTGGGCCGCTCGCGGCGGCTCAGGCCACAGGCCCGGGGAAACAAGCTGGACGCCCGGCGCACCCTGCGCGCGGCGGCCCGCACGGCGGGCGACCCCACCGAACTGAGATGGCTGGGCCGCCCGCGCCGCGCCCCGCGCTTCCTGCTGCTGCTCGACGGCAGCCGCTCGATGGGCCGCGACGCCACGTTGCTGCTGCGTTTCGCCCACGCCCTGCACCTGCGCTCAAGGCGGGTCGAGGTCTACGCCTTCTCCACCGGCCTGACCCGCCTGACCCCGCTGCTGCGCCACGCACCCCTGGGCCAGCCGCTGCACCTGCCGGATCTGGGCGAAGCCTGGGGCGGCGGCACGCGCATCGGGGAGAACCTGCTGAAGCTCGCCCGCCAGGAGCGCGACCGGGTCAGCCGCGACACCCTGGTCATCATCCTGAGCGACGGGCTGGACACCGGGCACATGGGCGAGCTGGAACGCGCCATGCGCGACCTGCATCGCCGCGCCGGGGGCGTGGTGTGGCTCTCGCCGCTGGCCGCCACCCCCAACTACCAGCCGGTGCAGCGCGCCATCAAGGCGGCCCTGCCCTTTCTGGACGCCCTGCTGCCGGCGGGCGGTGTGGACGATCTGCACGCCCTGGCCGGGCGGCTGCGGCGGGTGACGCTGGGGTAG
- a CDS encoding ABC transporter permease: MRNALLIAELSLREAFRKRLVSVLVVLSVLFIGFFLYGILRLEQTLDQRAVDAGLEGRSATGAGNIPVISSALFGMYLVYFLGSLMAVLSTVGSVSADIENGVMQSVIARPISRAQVVLGRFLGFGAVNVVYVALLGTALLAGVYFITGYVPPAPGQALALVLLAVAMLTALTLLGSTLFTTLANGIGVFVLYGVGFTGGILSAIGSLADTPTLVTLGRVANALMPSNALWLGASYHLQPEFMLQVSTVTRGANPFVSSTPIPLGLVAWAAALTVLAVAAAMWRFSRRDL; encoded by the coding sequence GTGCGTAACGCCCTGCTGATCGCCGAACTCTCGCTGCGCGAGGCCTTCCGCAAACGGCTGGTCAGCGTGCTGGTGGTTCTCAGCGTGCTGTTCATCGGGTTTTTCCTGTACGGCATCCTGCGCCTCGAGCAGACGCTCGACCAGCGCGCCGTGGATGCCGGGCTGGAGGGCCGCAGCGCGACCGGGGCCGGGAACATCCCGGTCATCTCCTCGGCGCTGTTCGGCATGTACCTCGTGTACTTCCTGGGCTCGCTGATGGCCGTGCTCTCTACGGTCGGCTCGGTCAGTGCGGACATCGAGAACGGCGTCATGCAGAGCGTGATCGCCCGGCCGATTAGCCGCGCTCAGGTCGTGCTGGGGCGCTTCCTGGGCTTCGGCGCCGTGAACGTGGTCTACGTGGCCCTGCTGGGCACGGCGCTGCTGGCCGGCGTGTACTTCATCACCGGATATGTGCCCCCGGCGCCGGGGCAGGCGCTGGCGCTGGTGCTGCTGGCGGTCGCCATGCTCACGGCCCTGACCCTGCTGGGCAGCACGCTCTTTACCACCCTGGCCAACGGCATCGGCGTGTTCGTGCTGTACGGCGTGGGCTTCACCGGGGGGATCCTCAGCGCCATCGGCTCGCTGGCCGACACGCCCACGCTGGTCACGCTGGGGCGGGTGGCGAACGCCCTGATGCCGTCGAACGCGCTGTGGCTGGGGGCCAGCTACCATCTGCAACCCGAATTCATGTTGCAGGTGAGCACGGTCACGCGGGGCGCCAACCCCTTCGTGTCGTCCACGCCCATTCCGCTGGGGCTGGTGGCCTGGGCCGCCGCGCTGACCGTGCTGGCGGTAGCGGCGGCCATGTGGCGGTTCAGCCGGCGGGACTTGTAG
- a CDS encoding YdeI/OmpD-associated family protein: MSAPLSDDHFEPDSRAAWRAWLQAHHTRPGGVWLVLRRKAAPVPNLSLADAVEEALCFGWIDSRPRQIDDQRTGLYIAPRKVGSGWSAVNKEKIGRLQAAGLMAPAGQAKIDAAIRDGSWTKLDAVDALEVPPDLRLALDARPGAQAFWDAFPRSAQRGILEWIVQAKTDGTRQKRVLETAEKAARNERANQWRKKA, encoded by the coding sequence ATGAGCGCGCCGCTGTCGGACGACCACTTCGAGCCGGACTCCCGCGCCGCCTGGCGGGCCTGGCTGCAGGCGCACCACACCCGGCCCGGCGGCGTGTGGCTGGTGCTGCGCCGCAAGGCCGCGCCGGTGCCCAACCTGAGTCTGGCCGATGCGGTGGAGGAAGCGCTGTGCTTCGGCTGGATCGACTCCAGACCCCGCCAGATCGACGACCAGCGCACGGGGCTGTATATCGCGCCCCGCAAGGTGGGCAGCGGCTGGAGCGCGGTGAACAAGGAGAAGATCGGGCGGCTGCAGGCCGCGGGCCTGATGGCGCCCGCCGGGCAGGCGAAGATCGACGCGGCCATCCGGGACGGCTCGTGGACGAAGCTGGACGCCGTGGACGCGCTGGAGGTGCCGCCGGATCTGCGTCTGGCGCTGGACGCCCGGCCCGGCGCCCAAGCCTTCTGGGACGCCTTTCCCCGTTCGGCCCAGCGCGGCATCCTGGAATGGATCGTGCAGGCCAAGACCGACGGCACCCGACAGAAACGGGTGCTGGAGACCGCCGAGAAGGCCGCCCGGAACGAACGGGCGAACCAGTGGCGGAAGAAAGCGTGA
- a CDS encoding FtsW/RodA/SpoVE family cell cycle protein, which produces MKYDLRFPLVIAALLVVGLMTVSTAALSPRASSGIFTKQLVGVVLAAAPIALLWWAGRDRIYRFAPWLFGLALLLQASTFVIGKEVNGQQNWILLGPIQFQPLEILKFALILMLAAALHEGYKGLSTYLRAFAVFLPAVGLVVLQDFGGALVLSVMFGVMMLAARIPWWHAAVALLVVGAAVPTVLYPHLEPYQQKRLTIFLDPYKDPRGAGYQVIQSTIAVGSGGLQGKGYKQGSQSHNGFLPEAHTDFAFSTWAEEQGFVGGVVVLALYALLFWGLAGMAAESPRLQDQLLFAGVLGQIGFQVIENVGAALSVLPLTGITLPLISYGLSSLVSTLATLGLAYVVYRDRFEGSI; this is translated from the coding sequence ATGAAATACGATCTCCGCTTTCCCCTGGTCATCGCCGCCCTGCTGGTGGTGGGCCTGATGACGGTGAGCACGGCCGCCCTGTCGCCCCGGGCGTCGAGCGGCATTTTCACCAAGCAGCTGGTCGGGGTGGTGCTGGCGGCCGCGCCGATCGCGCTGCTGTGGTGGGCAGGCCGCGACCGCATCTACCGCTTCGCGCCGTGGCTGTTCGGGCTGGCGCTGCTGCTCCAGGCCAGCACCTTCGTGATCGGCAAGGAGGTGAACGGGCAACAGAACTGGATTCTGCTGGGGCCAATCCAGTTCCAGCCGCTGGAAATCCTCAAGTTCGCCCTGATCCTGATGCTGGCGGCGGCGTTGCACGAGGGCTACAAGGGGCTGAGTACCTACCTGCGTGCGTTCGCGGTGTTCCTGCCGGCGGTCGGGCTTGTGGTGCTCCAGGATTTCGGCGGCGCCCTGGTGCTGAGCGTGATGTTCGGCGTGATGATGCTGGCCGCGCGCATTCCCTGGTGGCACGCCGCGGTGGCCCTGCTGGTGGTCGGCGCGGCGGTGCCCACCGTGCTCTACCCGCACCTGGAGCCCTACCAGCAAAAACGCCTGACCATTTTCCTCGATCCCTACAAAGACCCGCGCGGGGCCGGCTATCAGGTCATCCAGAGCACCATCGCGGTGGGTTCGGGCGGCCTGCAGGGCAAGGGCTACAAACAGGGCAGCCAGTCCCACAACGGCTTTTTGCCGGAGGCGCACACGGATTTCGCCTTCAGCACCTGGGCCGAGGAGCAGGGCTTCGTGGGCGGGGTGGTGGTGCTCGCGCTCTACGCCCTGCTGTTCTGGGGGCTGGCGGGCATGGCGGCCGAATCGCCCCGCTTGCAGGATCAGCTGCTCTTCGCCGGGGTGCTCGGGCAGATCGGCTTTCAGGTCATCGAGAACGTGGGCGCGGCCCTGAGCGTGCTGCCGCTGACCGGCATCACCCTGCCGCTGATCAGCTACGGCCTGAGCAGTCTGGTCAGCACCCTGGCGACCCTGGGGCTGGCCTACGTGGTCTACCGCGACCGTTTCGAGGGCTCGATCTAG
- a CDS encoding dihydrofolate reductase family protein codes for MPFLVYIATSLDGFIARPGGELDWLPGAEPTSPPPPVGEDHGYDAFMARVDTMVIGRGTFDTARDFSPWPYAGKRVIVLSRTLDAATLSQPVEIHPGPVEVLARSLQGARGVYVDGGQTIQAFLRAGLIDELIVTRIPVLIGSGLPLFGALDADLWLQHIDTRTFPSGFVQSTYRPVRPD; via the coding sequence ATGCCCTTCCTCGTCTACATCGCGACCTCGCTCGACGGCTTCATCGCGCGGCCGGGCGGTGAACTGGACTGGCTGCCCGGCGCAGAGCCGACAAGTCCGCCCCCGCCGGTGGGCGAGGATCACGGCTATGACGCTTTCATGGCGCGGGTCGATACCATGGTCATCGGGCGCGGCACCTTCGACACCGCGCGGGACTTCTCGCCGTGGCCCTACGCGGGCAAGCGCGTGATCGTCCTGAGCCGCACGCTGGACGCGGCCACCCTGAGCCAGCCCGTGGAGATTCATCCCGGCCCGGTCGAGGTGCTGGCCCGGTCGCTGCAGGGCGCGCGCGGCGTCTACGTGGACGGCGGCCAGACCATCCAGGCCTTTCTGCGCGCGGGCCTGATCGATGAACTGATCGTCACGCGGATTCCGGTGCTGATCGGGTCGGGCCTCCCTTTGTTCGGCGCCCTGGACGCGGATCTATGGCTGCAGCATATCGACACCCGCACCTTTCCCAGCGGCTTCGTGCAGAGCACCTACAGACCCGTCCGCCCGGACTGA
- a CDS encoding cupin domain-containing protein, giving the protein MTPDEIIRELHMQPHPEGGHYVQIHEDERVVDGRPVCTSIYFLLRAGEVSHWHRVDATEIWSYHAGEALELSIGEGGELRTVRLGPDLLSGERPQGIVPAHAWQSARPLGDWTLVGCVVAPGFRFSGFELAPAGWEPD; this is encoded by the coding sequence GTGACCCCCGACGAGATCATCCGCGAACTGCACATGCAGCCCCACCCGGAAGGTGGCCACTATGTCCAGATCCACGAGGACGAGCGGGTGGTGGATGGCCGCCCCGTCTGCACGTCCATCTATTTCCTGCTGCGCGCCGGCGAGGTCTCGCACTGGCACCGGGTCGATGCCACCGAGATCTGGAGCTACCACGCGGGCGAAGCGCTGGAACTGTCGATCGGGGAGGGGGGAGAGCTTCGCACCGTGCGCCTGGGCCCCGACCTCCTGAGCGGCGAGCGGCCCCAGGGCATCGTGCCGGCCCACGCCTGGCAGAGTGCGCGCCCGCTGGGCGACTGGACGCTGGTGGGCTGCGTGGTGGCCCCCGGCTTCCGCTTCAGCGGCTTCGAGCTGGCGCCGGCGGGGTGGGAGCCGGACTGA
- the minE gene encoding cell division topological specificity factor MinE, producing the protein MFSWMKRGRTKETLKDRLELVLAYDRAQIPPGKVDALRNDLLEVVKRYFPTGNSSVDIEQRGDVMVLMANIPLDERGTPPRPR; encoded by the coding sequence ATGTTCTCCTGGATGAAGCGGGGGCGCACCAAGGAAACCCTGAAAGACCGCCTCGAACTGGTGCTGGCCTACGACCGCGCGCAGATTCCGCCCGGCAAGGTGGACGCCCTGCGCAACGACCTGCTGGAAGTGGTGAAGCGCTACTTCCCCACCGGCAACTCCTCGGTCGACATCGAGCAGCGCGGCGACGTGATGGTGCTGATGGCGAACATCCCGCTCGACGAGCGCGGTACCCCGCCCCGGCCCCGCTGA
- a CDS encoding ABC transporter ATP-binding protein: MTASPPAIETRELRKVYGGRAVVDGLSIGVQPGEVFGFLGPNGAGKSTTLKMLLGLVLPTSGELRVLGGSPSSPAVRARLGFLPEQFRFQTWMTGHEFLRFHGRLAGLSAAELRTRIPGVLEEVGLGARGGEVLGGYSKGMLQRVGLAGAILARPALVFLDEPTSALDPIGRVEVREIIERLRGAGVSVFLNSHLLSEVEQVCDRVAFVKAGRVLLQGSMRDLMGGVLPLDVRVDELRPGLLDALSRLGELRHTDTNTPGRADIELWLQHEDAIPAAAQAVLDSGARLYALTPRRPDLETLFLDLIEDTPEAQRSAPAPEAARA, encoded by the coding sequence ATGACTGCCTCCCCACCCGCTATCGAGACCCGAGAGCTCCGCAAGGTGTATGGCGGCCGCGCCGTGGTCGATGGCCTGAGCATCGGCGTGCAGCCCGGCGAGGTCTTCGGCTTCCTGGGGCCCAACGGAGCGGGGAAGAGCACCACCCTGAAGATGCTGCTGGGGCTGGTGCTGCCGACCTCGGGCGAGCTGCGCGTGCTGGGGGGCTCGCCGTCGAGCCCGGCGGTGCGCGCCCGGCTGGGCTTCCTGCCCGAGCAGTTCCGCTTCCAGACCTGGATGACGGGGCACGAGTTCCTGCGTTTCCACGGGCGGCTGGCAGGTCTGAGCGCGGCCGAGCTCCGCACCCGGATTCCGGGCGTGCTGGAGGAAGTGGGCCTGGGCGCCCGCGGCGGCGAGGTGCTGGGCGGCTACTCCAAGGGGATGCTGCAGCGCGTGGGGCTGGCCGGGGCGATCCTGGCGCGTCCGGCGCTGGTCTTTCTGGACGAGCCGACCTCCGCGCTCGATCCCATCGGGCGGGTCGAGGTGCGCGAGATCATCGAGCGGCTGCGCGGCGCGGGGGTGAGCGTCTTCCTGAACTCGCACCTGCTCAGCGAGGTCGAGCAGGTCTGCGACCGCGTGGCCTTCGTCAAGGCGGGTCGCGTGCTGCTGCAGGGATCCATGCGCGACCTGATGGGCGGCGTGCTGCCGCTGGACGTGCGCGTGGACGAATTGCGCCCCGGTCTGCTGGACGCCCTCTCGCGCCTGGGCGAGCTGCGCCATACCGACACGAACACGCCCGGCCGCGCCGACATCGAACTGTGGCTGCAACACGAGGACGCCATTCCGGCCGCCGCACAGGCCGTGCTGGACAGCGGCGCGCGGCTCTACGCCCTGACCCCGCGCCGCCCCGACCTGGAAACGCTGTTCCTCGACCTGATCGAGGACACGCCCGAGGCCCAGCGCTCGGCCCCCGCCCCGGAGGCCGCCCGTGCGTAA
- a CDS encoding helix-turn-helix transcriptional regulator, which translates to MDRPPGSPRLAALAPLYGREHDLGQVLALLRAGVRLLTLRGPGGIGKTALALRLLHTLRQSTDLPFDHIQFIDLSAVREAEQVLGIIAASLPGDTFMGEPERQIQNFAAGRRTLLLLDNFEQLLPAASALGEVLAASDTLRLVVTSRAALRLHDEVEYPVGPLALAQSARLASSSAAVQLFVGRMQALEPSFTLHAGNTVQVTRLCEVLEGVPLALELAAVRTRSLSLSDLLARLEHPLDVLKADFRDRPERLRSLRAAVQWSYDLLDDLDRAVFECCAVFEGSFTPDALAAVWGSGEVLDRAESLLSQSFLRRQDTPETLWKMLQPLRELAVEKLDGHPQEAVWRERHALHFLEMVEEYQRPWETDGLDNFAAYLPHYPDIRAGLVWTVDQPQSELAYRFLGAAGILWGPFGLMVQEAPLAERVLTLPQPESRVTLLRALEVSASCLDYSGQLQASEARLGEVLALHRELGDVEGEARASLQLAAVVRDAGQWERAWAITQRLIRELRERVGDNPPTREQRLLQANVYLAACHDLLELEQHAEALESAQLAGQQFLEAGHQSGYRVCRSMAGHVLVRLRRLPEARTVLLACLHDAVDRGLQGATNDVLRWGLIFLAAELREWATLVQLTAFLNDPVGERAQGAPDRRMRLDFARAREELGEAAYQLAWTTGRQLQMPDVLELAEGLAQVPLLPAIHIHSDLTPREREVLALVSQGHPDRRVAKFLGISPATASKHVGNLLGKLGLRNRVELTRWAFEHSPPDGSAPTASQAPLRRLTGSAPPDD; encoded by the coding sequence ATGGATCGCCCGCCGGGGTCGCCGCGGCTGGCCGCGCTCGCCCCGCTGTACGGCCGCGAGCACGACCTGGGCCAGGTGCTGGCCCTACTGCGCGCTGGCGTGCGGCTGCTCACCCTGCGCGGGCCGGGCGGCATCGGCAAGACCGCCCTGGCCCTGCGACTGCTTCACACGCTGCGTCAGAGCACCGACCTACCGTTCGACCACATCCAGTTCATCGACCTCAGCGCCGTCCGCGAAGCCGAGCAGGTGCTGGGGATCATCGCCGCGTCGCTGCCTGGGGACACCTTCATGGGAGAACCGGAACGGCAGATTCAGAACTTCGCAGCCGGTCGGCGCACCCTGCTGCTCCTCGACAACTTCGAGCAACTGTTGCCCGCCGCGTCTGCACTGGGCGAGGTGCTGGCCGCCAGTGACACCCTGCGCCTGGTGGTCACCAGCCGGGCCGCGCTGCGGCTGCACGATGAGGTCGAGTATCCGGTGGGGCCGCTGGCCCTGGCTCAATCCGCCCGCCTCGCCTCGTCCAGCGCCGCCGTGCAGCTGTTTGTGGGCCGGATGCAGGCGCTGGAGCCCTCGTTCACCCTGCACGCCGGGAACACGGTGCAGGTCACGCGGCTGTGCGAAGTGCTGGAAGGCGTGCCACTGGCGCTGGAACTGGCGGCGGTGCGCACACGCAGCCTCTCGCTCTCTGATCTGCTGGCCCGGCTGGAGCATCCCCTGGACGTGCTAAAAGCCGACTTCCGGGATCGCCCGGAACGCCTGCGGTCGCTGCGGGCCGCCGTGCAGTGGAGCTACGACCTGCTGGACGACCTGGACCGGGCCGTGTTCGAGTGCTGCGCGGTCTTCGAGGGGAGTTTCACACCGGATGCGCTGGCGGCCGTCTGGGGCTCCGGAGAGGTGCTCGACCGGGCCGAGTCGCTGCTGTCGCAAAGTTTCCTGCGCCGCCAGGACACCCCGGAGACCCTCTGGAAGATGCTCCAGCCACTGCGGGAACTGGCCGTGGAAAAGTTGGATGGCCACCCGCAGGAGGCCGTGTGGCGCGAGCGGCATGCGCTGCATTTTCTGGAGATGGTAGAGGAGTACCAGCGCCCCTGGGAGACCGACGGCCTGGACAACTTTGCGGCGTACCTGCCGCATTACCCCGACATCCGGGCCGGCCTGGTCTGGACGGTGGATCAGCCCCAGTCGGAGCTGGCCTACCGCTTTCTCGGCGCGGCCGGCATTCTGTGGGGGCCCTTCGGGCTGATGGTTCAGGAAGCGCCGCTGGCCGAGCGGGTGCTGACCTTGCCCCAACCTGAAAGCCGCGTCACGCTGCTCCGGGCGCTGGAAGTCAGCGCGAGCTGTCTGGACTACAGCGGTCAGTTGCAGGCCAGCGAGGCGCGGCTCGGCGAGGTTCTGGCGCTGCACCGCGAGCTGGGCGACGTGGAGGGCGAGGCCAGGGCCAGCCTCCAGCTGGCGGCGGTGGTGCGTGACGCCGGCCAGTGGGAACGGGCCTGGGCGATCACGCAACGGCTCATCCGCGAATTGCGGGAGCGGGTGGGTGACAACCCTCCGACCCGCGAGCAGCGGCTTCTCCAGGCCAATGTCTACCTAGCGGCGTGCCATGATCTGCTGGAACTGGAACAGCACGCGGAGGCTCTGGAGTCCGCCCAGCTGGCCGGCCAGCAATTCCTGGAAGCGGGTCATCAGTCCGGTTACCGTGTGTGTCGGTCGATGGCGGGCCACGTGCTGGTGCGTCTGCGCCGCTTGCCCGAGGCCCGTACGGTGCTGCTGGCCTGCCTGCACGACGCGGTGGACAGGGGCCTTCAGGGCGCAACCAATGACGTCCTGCGCTGGGGCCTGATCTTCCTGGCGGCCGAGTTGCGCGAGTGGGCCACCCTGGTGCAGCTCACCGCCTTTCTGAACGATCCTGTCGGGGAACGCGCACAGGGCGCGCCAGATCGCCGGATGCGCCTGGACTTTGCCCGTGCCCGTGAGGAACTGGGTGAGGCCGCCTATCAGCTGGCCTGGACGACCGGCCGCCAGCTCCAGATGCCGGACGTCCTGGAACTGGCCGAGGGGCTAGCTCAGGTGCCACTCTTGCCGGCCATCCACATCCACTCCGACCTGACGCCCCGCGAGCGGGAGGTGCTGGCCCTGGTGTCGCAGGGGCATCCGGATCGTCGTGTGGCCAAGTTCCTGGGGATCAGCCCCGCCACGGCCAGCAAGCATGTGGGCAACCTGTTGGGCAAACTGGGCCTGCGCAATCGCGTGGAACTGACCCGATGGGCCTTCGAGCATAGTCCGCCGGACGGTTCAGCGCCTACGGCGTCACAGGCTCCGCTCAGGAGATTGACTGGCTCCGCTCCCCCTGACGACTGA
- a CDS encoding aldo/keto reductase family protein: MDYRNLGRSGLKVSEVSLGGWVTFGQSVNDESMVREIVTAAYDQGVNFFDQADIYAKGRSEELMGAALREFPRHTLVVSSKVYWPMSDHVNDQGLSRKHILESVNGSLKRLGTDYLDIYFAHRYDENVPMDEIVMAFDQVIRDGKALYWGTSMWPAARIAEAVEFAKAHGLHGPVTEQPEYSMINRDRVEKDILPYTEKAGVGLVVWSPLAMGLLTGKYDAGKPEGARLSENESWGKNFLTEENIQKVRDLKPIADELGITRAQLALAWALRQKGVSSVITGATRVEQITDTVKAAGVKLDADVQRRIEEILRPV, translated from the coding sequence ATGGATTACCGGAACCTGGGCAGAAGTGGACTCAAAGTCAGTGAGGTGTCGCTGGGCGGCTGGGTGACCTTCGGCCAGAGCGTCAACGACGAATCGATGGTGCGCGAGATCGTGACCGCCGCCTACGACCAGGGCGTGAATTTCTTCGATCAGGCCGACATCTACGCCAAGGGCAGGTCGGAGGAATTGATGGGCGCCGCGCTGCGCGAGTTCCCCCGGCACACGCTGGTGGTCTCCAGCAAGGTCTACTGGCCGATGAGCGACCACGTGAACGACCAGGGCCTGAGCCGCAAGCACATCCTGGAGAGTGTAAACGGCTCCCTGAAACGTCTGGGCACCGACTACCTGGACATCTACTTCGCCCACCGCTACGACGAGAACGTGCCCATGGACGAGATCGTGATGGCCTTCGATCAGGTCATCCGCGACGGGAAGGCGCTGTACTGGGGCACCTCGATGTGGCCGGCGGCGCGGATCGCCGAGGCCGTGGAGTTCGCCAAGGCGCACGGATTGCACGGCCCGGTCACGGAGCAGCCCGAGTACTCCATGATCAACCGCGACCGCGTGGAAAAAGACATCCTGCCGTATACCGAGAAGGCCGGGGTGGGCCTGGTGGTCTGGAGCCCGCTGGCGATGGGCCTGCTGACCGGCAAATACGACGCCGGCAAGCCCGAGGGCGCCCGCCTGAGCGAGAACGAGAGCTGGGGCAAGAACTTCCTGACCGAAGAGAACATCCAGAAGGTGCGCGACCTCAAACCCATCGCGGACGAGCTGGGCATCACCCGCGCCCAGCTGGCGCTGGCCTGGGCGCTGCGCCAGAAGGGCGTGAGCAGCGTGATTACCGGGGCCACGCGCGTCGAGCAGATCACCGACACCGTGAAGGCGGCGGGCGTGAAGCTCGACGCGGACGTGCAGCGCCGGATCGAAGAGATCTTGCGGCCGGTCTGA